The genomic window GAAGAAGGTTTCTTTTACAAGGTCACTGCTGTGTACACTTGTCTTGGTGTCTTGCTGTCACAATCTCCTACTGGTAAATGCACAGGATACTACAACTTGTAGGTCAGTATTAGTAgtagttacatgtaaaatatggcAAGAGGAGAGAGAGTCTTAAGCTTTTTTAAACTACTTTAATTCTGTTTAATAAACGTTTAATGATGATAGTTTTTTTGTAGGCCTCAAAAATGTTGTAAAAGTAACCGAAATTGCGCAGGTAAAACCACAAGGAATTTAATACGTTTTAGTAATTTGAATATAAGGCATGCatctttttttattgctatgaGTGGTAAATAATATTGTCACACAAATAACAGGTTAATACACTTATCAAATAATCTtattgtgtgtgtttttttttctattgaaatAGAGTGTAAAAAAGGATATTTTGGACCTAGTTGTACTCTTCCGTGTCGCTTTCCAAACTACGGGGTGGATTGTCAGTCAAAGTGTGAATGTGAACAGCAGCAGTGCGATCATACCACGGGATGTAAAAGTATATTATTAGCTTTCTTAAACTAAAGGTTTGAACCAGCTTTTCTGATAATCTGTTGTCTAGCGTCCGTTTATCCGTCTGTCCGTATGTTTACTTTTCTTAGCTCTCTATATCAGACAGTATTGACTTAGCAGAATTCACAAACATTGTATCACTGCATTCTGATAATTCTAGTCATTGTATTAAACAGTTGAACACACTGTTGATATTTCTTACTTGTAATGGGGTAAGCGATGTGGCCCGCTGgcctctttttattttattttttttttgttttgcactCATTTGTATCTAAGAAATAATTTTCTGCTAAAACTGTCGGTGTAACTATGAAGGggaatttcattttgatatacTTTTTCAGATATACAGACAAGTGTTACTGCTGAAGTGTTACTCTCCGGACATGTAACAAAACTTTTTCTACAAAATGAGTCATATACCAAACAGATACCCCAAAGTAGGAAACGGATTTCAGCATCTATAttctttaacattttatttccttgaattaatgtaaatgtgtgtttatatatatatatatatatatatatatatatatatatatatatatatatatatatatatatatatatatatatatatatatataatatctaattttggttttctttttttcagcaACAAAATTATTGCTTATTGCTACTAACAAATCTAGTAAGTGTACATAGAAAAATAGCAGTATCTAAATAGAACAATTTATTGCAAGCATCCAATGTATCCCTCCAACATTGTTTTCTGTATGATacgagattaaaaaaaatcaactgcaCAAATGAAAATAGGTATCTTAACTAAAATGAtcacaaatatttttgtttaaattctttaattgGAAAATCTTCAAATCTGTTTCATAGTCTACCCACTTGGTAAATACAACACATCTGATATTTTCAGCTGAATTTCCGATGTCATCTGTTGATAGCACGTATTCTCTGGATAAAAGAACTACAAATGCTTCGAATGATCCATCATATGACAGCAAACATCCACAAACAGGTAAAACTTGAAAAAACATTAAGGACCACTTTTTAACTCTGAATGCAAATCTTCTGTTGTTTGTGACCTTTTCTATGAGAATAATAAATTccttgaaatatggatttaaataaatacacaagTATTTTTATCAGGTCTTACATTCAATGTAAAAACCAATGCAGTGCCACTTGTATGGAATGTGACTAATGGTCGTACTGTGACTAATGGTAGTAATTCGACTAATGGTCGTAATGCAATTACTGGTCGGAATGAATCAAAAGTCAACGAGACATCAAATGGaggtaaaatatttatttggttAATATGGTTCTattgtatacaaatatacaCGTTATATCAAGTACAAGCATGtgcacattttataattttatatcatcaaTAAACAAGAGGATATGATTCTATGATGTAAcccaataattttattttgatagcgagaagttaattaaaatttaatgtttatgaattttttcGAACCAAAAAAAGATATCGTGATAAGTTATgagttttaaaacataaatgttTTATGATTGGAAGGTATTACATTAATCATAATTATTGACGCTCTATATTAGAGATCATGCATATCGGTCtgtgtacatatatatgctTTCAATaccatatttagaaaaaaaatatcctatTTTGTTCTTAGTTCTataaaacatattgtttatcTTGTTTTTCGTTTAATGCGAAATATATGCCTagcaaaattacataaaaaatagcGTGTATTTACTCTGCAGATTTTATTACAACTATTAGCCTTATCAATtatgtatatcaaattatattggcAGTTATAGGGGACGAATGTAACGGACAATGGACTTGTATGAATTCAAGGAAGACAGCAATGCTGATTTGTTTCTCTGTATTTGGATTTCTTCTTTTGGTCATCATCGGTATATCTGTAGTGGTGATAACAAAACAGAACGTATAAGAGAAAAACGCAAAAAGAGGCAAAACTCATGTATCAAGattgaattttatatattcatatatattgaTGTTATATTAGAGACTGTTCCGTATTGTCTACAGACAGACATTTAAAAAACTACACCTTACCTCTTGAATTGAACAAACTAGACATCTTCAACaacttatatatattgtttaattgtATATATGTAGACATATGTTGACCTGTCTATAGTTGTTTAACGTGTAGAACGTATGGCAACGTGTGATTTTCTAAATCACCTAAATCCTCTTTGTTCTTCTCTTTGTGAGGATAGACACTCATGTTGAtaaatatgagctgtattttttataattttattttggtgcATAAACCTGCTAGTAttataagtctgcatgtaacttgaacctttatgataaataagattttaataaatcattgatttgtGTCAAAAGAGAGATTTCTTTTCTAAAggatatatagcaaatcaatttttgtacaggacaacAATAATTCCATGTTGTTCCAATTAAGGCTTTTTAACGGATTTCCCCACAAAAATATGgataacaaaaatttaaaagccatgatatttttttgtcattttacaagaaaataacactttcgaaaaaaaaaaataacatgaaaattgcagttaTTTTTGCTTTAacttaaagataaataatacaTGTGCAAGAtctgaaattcaaattatttgttGACTGTTTATTAAGAATGCTATGCAAATGGTCCACCGCTTGCATAacatatttaatatcaaatttagaACTCTGTGAACAGTTTattgattaatgaaaataataggTTAATAATTCATCTGCATTCTtgaaaacaacttttttttttaattaaaaggtaTTTCTCGGTGACCTTACAATAACTATGCGTTGTTTGACTAGTAACTACATGTtagcattgttacatgtataattatgagATCAATGTTCTTGACAAAATATGGTTTATTCCAGGAACACGACTCCTTGATTCGGAGTATGATTTGTCACCTACATGATTATAAGAAATCATTACTCATCGGTTTGCAATCgataaataattgaataaagAACACGGGTTAATTATATGTTGAcaaaaagatctttaaaaatgatGGATGTATTACAGCAATAAATTAATTGTTCTTCAAAGCGAGTACAATTTACTGTTTCCCTAATCAGAAACTTCCTTCTATCGAATTCGGAATGCAGTGATGCGTTGAATGACAATTTATCAATCAGTATCTACATGAAGTTCGGATTTTATTGGGAAAGATAACTTCAGTATCattatatgaatttcaaattaagaGTTATTGCTCATTATTTACATATTCTGTTCAAATTATAATCTGGTTCATTTgttaaaaagacaaaatataGTAGCCGATATTTGTTTACAGCCGTACTAATAGTATCAAATTGTGGCacaaacttaaattttttttcaaacaattgactttaaatttgatttagtttcatacttttttagaatttattgtACGATTATACATCTATGAATGACCACAAAACATTGGTGttattaagtatttttatcattggACATTCATGTACATCCCAAGTTACAGTTTACTATTGACTCCAACATCTTGTTTAATAGCAAGCTCAAGGAAAGACAAACGTATAAATTGCAGATAAATATCAATGtattaatatatcaatttagTATAAAGAATACAAAAGAGATAATCTTAAATTTTCTTCTACGGAGAAGGgcgatattttttatttggcaCGGGGCTCTCTTAGTAAAACCTCGTGaacaaattaattttctatTAATATCGTTCATTTGGATCTGTTTGTTATGAGGTGGTTTCATCGGATAAATAACATAGATCGTGAGATCGGCCACACAGAGGTTACACAGGAAGGAGGTAGATATTTGTTATTAAGTCCTATGGACGAACATCTGCTTTTCGTCCCCCCAACCCCTTAAACACACATGGTATTTACGCACAAAGTGCCCCCATCCCCCACATTGTTCTCGTTCTATGGGggttttttataacaaaaattaaaagacCTAAATGATTATGAGattttaaggtatccgatccataataggACCAGATTAAATGAATCTTAATGCATAACagatgtgtatacatgtaggtttaaTGCTCTACATACTTTGACAAATTTTTCATGCTTAAGTATCAATATGTAAGAGAGGAATGTGTCCTAATAAATCACTTTTTAGTTTTCGTAAAGAGTTGCCACCctttgcttttaattaaaaaaaggtttattCTAATAGATTGTATtcggtataaaaaaaaattcaatagtttttgtatttcttatgattaaataaatcttttcaCCGAAGCATTTATTGATATcctttgtatttactttttataaaaaaaatgtgcttgtccCCATATACCTTAATGCATcttcatttattgattattgcttagttaacaatatttttgaatatctCTCTCGataaatctttttctactctcacattctttgaaataatatcagaatatttaattcataatgGATATTCAAGGTAAAACAAATAGGTCCTAATATGGGTCGGATACCTTGAAGTGGTAATAACAAACcaatcattaaataaaaacgCGGAAGAGGTACCAATGCATATATTGAAATAAGCATTAAAACGTTTTTGTTCctggtgtacatgtacaatatcatGTATTTGAAAACCACAGAGATTTAGCTTTCAACAATTATATCCTCTAGCAATCTACCCAATACACGACCactttcataaaattaatttaccaATTGAATTTCTAAATCTGTCATTTGTGTGAGATAATTTTCAATGCCAGACGTATTTCCTCTTGTTGTTCAAAAGGAggaaatgatttaaaatcatCATTATATGCAGGTCGAGAAACACAAAAATGGCGATTGCCATGATTTTCAAAAGGACATTCATTAGTGTTCAAGTTTTTATGTTTCATTTGGACTTGAAATGCAGTCAAAGTCAGGATAAAGCAATTTGCAGGttttaattacattgtaaagatAATTATACTAAGATTGATTATAATATCACATATTATTGAAAtggtaataaaagttttatttctgtTCAAAATGTTTGTTTCTTTGCGATTTTGCAGATTTCCACTGTGCTGTGATGACAATAAACTAGATACCAAAACTAATCAATGTGGAGGTAGGAAATAAGTTATCAGTGAATCATTTATTAAGGAATGTTAATAATCATCTTATGGTTTTTATATTCTATAGTTTATCAACATTCAATTTAAGACAAGGAATAATATTGAGGTCTTCTTGCTCTTGTGGGATATCAACCTTTTTTTATGAAGATAATCTATATAACAAAAACAAGCTTATTTAACGTACAACATCGATATATCGTATGTCCATGTaaatatgtttcatttttacaacACAAAATCTACTACGTAGTCTTTTTTCTATTATTAATTCTACTCCATTTATTATTAGCGTGTTTATCGGGATACTATGGACCGAACTGTACACTCCCTTGTCGCTTTCCTAATTACGGAACTGAATGTCAGTTAAAATGCGATTGTGATGAACAACAGTGTAATCATACAATTGGATGCAGAAGTGCgaatattttatcttttcattttccatttttttatattttttttttacttttggatAGTTGCCAATAGCAACCATTTTGAGAACTACGTAGTACTCGCTTTCGATTTCATTCAATAATATTAATAGGTCATTTCGCTGTTTCAGACAAGGAAATCGCATCGAATGCtagcatttttttcaaaacatatgtCAACGAATTTCTGATCGAAGGTATTGACTTTTTCTCAGGTTTTTTATGTTTGTAAAATCATaactatttattattaaaatagaaATTCATTTCTGACGATAATGATATCTTTAAAACCTAACATacttaattttgttaaattgagcTATAACATCGATGTACTGATATTTGTTTcgttattttctaaataaaacatacatattaAGTAATCATATACAACACACATCAACTCACATTTGTAAACTAACAACAAACATAAGAATAAACATCGTatcattttatgttttcaatataataatttgattttaaatttgattgtttTCGTCAATTGACAGAGAAACATTCTCCCAGTTCGTTTTGGGATGGCCTTGACTTGAAACACAAAGCCATGTTGATAAGTGTTTGTATCATTGGGGCTCTACTTGTGGCTATGTTTGGAATCTTTATCTTCAAGAAGATGAAGAAATTCTTACACATGACTTCTTTCAAAATGGAGAGAAATCCAAGTGTCACTTCATCCctgttataaatatacaatactGGATCATCTCTATAACAGTGACATAGAGTTAAAAcaatatcatcattttgtttCCAAATATAAAACGGATAACCTATTTTCATGAAGATAGATCAAATTTTGAGACGTTCAACTTTATTTGATATGTCGTAGGTTTAGGGCCTCCTGTCCGGTTGGAAAGCGAATGAATCGTCCGGCATAATCGGAGAAAGCTAAGGCCATTCATCGTCCTGCCGTCGCCTTCGATACATGCACGGCACGAAGTTGTTGAAATGCCCCCATAGCTAAAACCTGAGAAACACCAGAAGTTGCAGCATTGGTGCCAAAGCCATCGACACTCTCGTCACATTACTTACTCTGTCGGCAACCATGGCACAGAGCAAGATTATATGGGTCAACAAAATCGGTACGTTTCGTAGAGTTCATCGTCTGTTCTCATCTCAAGCGGGTTTAAACGGTCGCCAAAACTCCGAGGACGAGGGACCGCCTTCATTGCTGATGAATCCTTTGCAAAAATCCAACCAGTGTCGCCATCTTGACCTTACTTAGTAACAATCTTTATACTAATAGCAGTTTTAATATTCAAGACAGTATTTCATACTTAATATAACTCAAAGTCATTTTTTGTGATCCACTTTAAGAGCGATCTTAAAATTTAAGTGCAAATCAAATGATTTAAGTCTGACTTAAGATTTAAGACTGTTTGAAGATCCCGGAACCTGATCACATTCACAGAATgaacctctgccattcagttAACTGTAatgtgactgaaaggtaactgaaaggtTACTGAATGGCACAGCTATGCAGACCTTTCAGTTAatattcagttgactgaattgCAGAGGTTCATCCTGTGATTGCAATTAAGCATTTTCTTTAATCATCTCACAAAGTTAAGCCCACTTTCGGGAATATTGAATTTCCAAATTGATTGCAAACAAATAACAAACAACTTTAGTttgcctttttttaaatacattattttgtaTAGAAGATTACAAGCATGATGTGTCGTTATTGAAATGttatgtatatgatatatctTAGCAAAGGTAACTACAACGTTATTTCTACAAATATACAAGTATGGcaataatattttattgcaCCAGTCAAAAAAGGGTCTAATGGCATTTTtgacaaaacagaaaaataacgTAACAGACATATGACGTTACTCCATAACGTCGTTCGAAAAGTACAAAGCATAAAGCGCgttattttaataacttttgtattttttacctGATTTTTATCTATTCAATTCGATATTTGGGCGTTACTCAttaagatatattgacaaatttattttgttttttttttctcattttattttagattaatCGAAATATTCTAGACCAAATATTGGCAATGTTTTGATTAATTGTAGTGGAAATATTTTGTAACTAACTTTGGTGAATGTATAcgtgtttctttttttatacatcattttaatattgctCAACAACAAAAGCTAAATAATTTAAAGTACTTGGTATTGCTAGATTGGAAATTCCTGACCtaacaaatatcattttttagcaATTACTGTTGATGTTATTGATTTCAACAATACACAAAGTATAAAATTGAAGGTGTTGCATACACTAAACGGTCACTTTTTCTGACAAAAGACTTGAAAATTATCTGATTGAACAAGTTCGATAACACAAAGTTTTCACTCATATTTCCCCTTTACGAAAATAAATGAGAATCTTGGTTACAGTCAAAACGCCGtatgtttaaaatttgcttTCAATCTGAAGTTAATTACAACAATCCTTTTATTTCGGCAGATTTCGGTAAATTGAAATGGTTCAGTAATCAGAAAAACCACATGATTTTAGTTCATGAAGTTTTGAACCACACCAAAATATACTATGCAGACTATTAAGTTCGTATCATTATACTAAATACATAGTACTAGAATTATCTCTTAAACAATCGAACAACGAAAAAGGGTGCTATGTTAACTTCTATCATTTGTTCCATATGCAATGAGCAAATCTTAACGCCTAGGCCTAGCAATGAGCTTGAAGTTGAAAGATCTTCTATGAATATGGTATGCTTCATGTCATCAAGTTTTCGACATCTGATATATAACAATgtatgaaattgaaatatttcaagtaTATGAAAAGAAAGGTGTCGTTATCGGTACCATTTCAGGGGTTTTAATCATATATCTCCTTAGCAATATTTATTGATTCGTTGCCAGTGgtattttgtacatataaagtTTAACTGGACTTTATTGAATTTGACTTTGTTCGATTTGAAACGTTCAAGTATAATGTAGCAGTCAACGCTGCTTTAAAAATACTTTCATTATTAAGGAGGGAATCTcaaaatctaaagaaaaaagTTCGGAAAAGTTCTTATTCTTATTGTAAATTGCTGTCATTTGATAAACAGAAAAGAttgcttttttgtttaaatgtccgatatttttttttcattgcagtCATCTGTATCATTTGTTATTTATTCCGATTGATCTACACGGACTAATACATTTAAATTGACATTTTATATAGAGAACACATATTTGTTTCTCTTATAGTTTAGATAATTCTTTCATTGCAATTCCCTGCATCAATTTTGAATAATCAACATCAAATGGTAGTCTATTTtctgaaatgaatattttatacagaaaaacattttgcgttttaataaaaattcagaGAAGTCTTCTATTGCAATTTCTTGcattaattttgattgatctacATGGAATAgtacattacaaaatcaatattttatacagaaaaaacATATTGAGTGTAACTTAAAAGTCAGAGACCTGTTTTGTCACAATTCCTACACCATTTTAATTGACTTTCACGGAATGGTACattattgttatattcataCATATAATGGTACAACGGTAAATTACCAAatcattatttcataaagaaaaataatttgaaattggtTATGATTGATGTACACGAAATAGTtcattataaaatgaatattttaaatgactTCTTTCGTTGAAATCCTCATCCTACATTGTTTGTGAtctatttttgttaatttccaCGGACTGgaacatttttatattgatCTTTTATGTCTACGTGCATGTTTACAGGCAATTTGTGCTTGCAGTTAAAAGAAGCTGTGCTTTTTAGTCATTCTTAACATTGTCCAGCCTTTCAGTTTCATTCAGTTGGATATATAGATAACAAAGGCTCATCATAACGAGTTGTAATAACATTTAACATAATCAAATCAACCATGGCGTATCGGGAAATATTTACGACAATCATAGATCTTTCAATTTCGTTTCgaaataatattattgtaaATGTTTGTGTTTTAGATTTCCGGGAAATTAAAATGCATCCCCCGATGAATTAATAGCagtattgtaggcttaaagcttggttatgcaaatgtcaacaatacggtgtatCGATGTATCTATGTCGTAATTAAATGTCCGAATTCATATGTAATGTCAATCCGTGCATGCActggtcaaagtctagttttactttcaaaattttttatgaGTTCTTTCTCTTGAATATTTTTTCGGTTGTTCTGCTTCTTTTCAGTTACCTTGCACTTTTACAACGTTACCAAATACAATAATCTAAGTATATGGTTGAAAACATTTTCCGAGTACCATGAGATTTAGTGCAAAGTATTTCTCAATTAGTCTTTGTTAGTAATCATTTGTTCGTgattatattatttcatttaaaaaggaCAATTGTCTCCACAACTTATTCTGGTAATGTTGAATGTTAATGCATTCCAACTTCTCTATCTCTGAAACAGTTAACTGGATTCAAATCCTAAGTGCAATACCTTTTTTCAGATTTGGTCATTTTCAAGTTGACATTGTTTGGACCAGAATATATAAGATATGGAAGAATCGTTCATATACTAACATGGTGTTCGAGAAAAGTTTTGCATCTCATAATCATTAGGAATTCATTTATAATCAGCAAAATTTCATTGTTTGTGGTGTGAAACATGTACTTAGATTATTTTTGCGTCGAATCATCACAAAATCAAAACCTGTCAAAAAGTATAAACATGtttagtaaaaaatatttttaaggcCTTTTCAGTTTGCattatgatatgaaataaaccAGTGTGAGTACAAAACACAATGCCATTTCAACTTACAGAGAAGAAAGGTTTCATTTTGTAAGAGTGAGTTTTTAGTGTATGAAATTTGATGAGAAACTTAAATTTTACCCGTATTTTCACATTGATActaaatacatgaaaataacaAC from Magallana gigas chromosome 9, xbMagGiga1.1, whole genome shotgun sequence includes these protein-coding regions:
- the LOC105328246 gene encoding uncharacterized protein — encoded protein: MEKKVSFTRSLLCTLVLVSCCHNLLLVNAQDTTTCRPQKCCKSNRNCAECKKGYFGPSCTLPCRFPNYGVDCQSKCECEQQQCDHTTGCKNIQTSVTAEVLLSGHVTKLFLQNESYTKQIPQTTKLLLIATNKSTEFPMSSVDSTYSLDKRTTNASNDPSYDSKHPQTGLTFNVKTNAVPLVWNVTNGRTVTNGSNSTNGRNAITGRNESKVNETSNGVIGDECNGQWTCMNSRKTAMLICFSVFGFLLLVIIGISVVVITKQNV
- the LOC105328248 gene encoding uncharacterized protein; the encoded protein is MAIAMIFKRTFISVQVFMFHLDLKCSQSQDKAICRFPLCCDDNKLDTKTNQCGACLSGYYGPNCTLPCRFPNYGTECQLKCDCDEQQCNHTIGCRNKEIASNASIFFKTYVNEFLIEEKHSPSSFWDGLDLKHKAMLISVCIIGALLVAMFGIFIFKKMKKFLHMTSFKMERNPSVTSSLL